The Stigmatella aurantiaca DW4/3-1 genome contains the following window.
CAGATAGATGCCAGCCTCCCGGTAGATGAGCTGCTGATACCCGCGGAAGACCCGCTCGGGAAGGGTCAGGGCCGAGGGCAACGGCCACCGCTCGGGGCCGAGGTCCCGAGCCGCGGTGTGCCGGCTCACGGGGTTCCCCTCCTGGGAAAGCGCTCCAGGGCGGGCTCGGCGGGCTTCAGTGCCTCGGCGGCCTGAAGCTCCGGGACGCCGAGGAGCTGGCCGATGTCCAACAACAGGACGAACTGGGTGCCCACCCGGCCCATGCCCGTGAGGAAATCGAGGGGGATGGGAGTCCCGAAGGCGGGCAGCGGCTCCAGCTCCTCCGGCGTGAAGTCCAGCACCTGACCGATGGTGTCTGCGAGCAGGCCCATCACCAGCTTCTCGCCCCGGAGCGCCACCTCGACGACGACGATGCAGGCCCGGCGGGTGACCGTGCTGGGCGGCAAACCGAGCTTCACCGCCAGATCCACGACGGGCAACACGCTGCCCCGCAGGTTGGTAACCCCTCGAAGCCACGGGGGCGCACCGGGAACGCGCGTCACGGCGCTGTATTCGACGATCTCCTTCACCTGGAGGATCCCCAGCGCATACTCCTCCCCCGCCAGAAAGAAGCTGAGGTACTGCGACAGGGCCGCGGCAGAGGGAGATGAATTCATGGTGCTCCTCGAAAGAAGGCTCAGGCCACGCGGATGATGGGACTCGGCAGAAGGCTGCGAAGGAGCGAAGAGACGTCGAGCACGAGGGCCACCCGGCCCGTGCCCAGGATGGCGGAGCCCGCGAGCCCTGGCAGATGCTGGAAGACCTTGTTGAGCGGCTTGATGACCGTCTGCGCCTGTCCCAGCAGCGCATCCACCGCGAGTCCCGCCCGGTACTCCTGGCCATGTCCCACGATGACGACGCTCTCGCGCTCCGAGCGCGGGCCCTCGCAAGCGAAGTGCTCTCGCAGGCGCAGGTACGGCAGCGCGCGGCCCCGCAGGTGGAGCAGCCCGGTGGCGCCGGAGCCGCGCTCCTCGGGGGGCAGCTCGACACACTCGAAGACGTTCTCCAGGGGCAGGACATAGGTGTCCTCGCCCACCCCCACGCAGAACCCCTCGATGATCGACAGGGTCAACGGCAGCCGCAGGGTGAACGTCGTCCCGAGCCCCTCCCGCGTCTCGATGGAGATGGTGCCCCGCAGCATCTCGATGTTGCGCCACACCACATCCATGCCGATGCCCCGGCCCGACAGCTCGGTGACACGCTCGGCGGTGGAGAACCCCGGCGCGAAGATGAGCTGGAACAGCTCCGAGTCCTCCCGGTCCTCGTTCGGGCCCAGCAGCCCCGTGGCCCGGGCCTTCTGCAGAATGCGCTCCCGGTTCAGCCCCACCCCGTCATCCGACACCTGGACGACAATGGCCCCGGCCTCGTGCCGGGCCTGAATCCGCAGGGTCCCGGTGTGCGGCTTGCCTCGCGCCTGACGAACGGACGGCGACTCGATGCCATGATCTACCGCATTGCGCACCAGGTGCGTGAGGGGATCCCGGATGAGCTCCACCACCGTGGTGTCCACCTCCACGTCCTCCCCACTCACCTCCAGCCGCACCTGCTTGCCCGTCGCGAGGCCCAGCTCCCACAGCGTTCGGGCGAAGGGCTGAAAGGCCCTTCCAATGGGCACCAGCCTCGTCTTCAACACCAGGTCCTGGAGATCCAAGTACAACCGGTCCATCTCCCGGTGCGCCTCCAGCAACTCCGCCGGGGCATGGCGGTCCGCCTGCTCCAACATGGTTGTCAGCCGCCCCCGCGAGATGGCGATCTCTCCCGTCAGGTCCAACAGCCGGTCCAGCCGGTCCAGCCCCACCCTCAAGGTGCGCTCCGGGGCCGGGGACTCCGGGGGCACCTCGGAGGAAAAACCGCGCACCTTCCCCAGCACGGGCGGCGCCTCGGTCACGCCCCCCGCGCGGGCCGTTTGCAGGAGCCGTCCCTGGATGACCGCCGGATCGATGTCGGCCGCCACCCGGCCCTCTCCCGGCACCCCGAGCAACATGCGGAGCGCATCCACCGACTGAAGCAACAGGGTGACCACGGCCGCGCTCGCCGACAGGGTGCGGGCCACGTACATCTGCAACAGATCCTCGACGGCGTGGACCAGCTCGGAGGCGTCCGGGAACCCCATCATCAAGCAGTTGCCCTTGAGGGTGTGGACGGCGCGAAAGAGCCCCTTGGGAACCTCGGGGTCCGCGGTGGACTCCAACAGGAGGATGGCGCGTTCCATCCCGATGAGCAGCTCCCGCGCCTCGGCGCGGAAGATCCCGCGCAGTGACTCCATGTCATCGGGATGCATCACCCACCCCTTAGTGTCTTGAGCAACACCGTCCCATCCTCGGTGCGAAAGCGTAGCTTGCGGCCGAAAGCCCCTCCCACGTCCTCGGCGACGAGGGGAATGTCCAGTTCCCTCAGGAGTGTCCGGGCCAGCTGGGTGTTGCGGTGACCCAGGCTCGCGCCCGTCTCGGGCCCAGGGCCTTCCAGGATCGCCCCCCCAAACATCCCCGCTTGCAGGTGTTGCCGCTGGCTGCCCAGGCGGGACAGTTGGTCCACCAGCGAGGGAATGGCCAGGTCTCCATAGCGGATGGAAGGGACCTGCAAGGCGGGAGCCTTGGGCAACAAGAAGTGGCTCAGGCCGCCTCGGCGCAGGTGCGCATCCCACAAGGACACGGCGATGCTCGAGCCCAGGACGGTGGTCACCTCGGCGGACGTGCCGGAGACAAAGATGTCTCCTGGATGAAGGTAGAGGGTGCGCCCCCCGGCAGACGGAACGGAAGATCCCGGCGCCACGGCCTGCTCGGGCGGCAGCACGGCCTCTTCCGCCGAGAAGGCCAGCACGCCGTTCTCGGAGAAGAGGGTCAGCAATTCGAGGTCTTCCTCCTCGAGCCCCCACTTCTGGGGAAGCAGCCGGAAGAGCGCGAGCACCCCATGGATGCGCTCTCCCCTCCGGATGGGGACACAGGCGGTCAGCCCCGCCTCGTGCGCGCTCGCGCCCGCGGCGCTGGTCCGTCCCCTGAAGTGCGGGACCCCCCCGAGCGCGACCTGGCCCAGAATGCCCCGGAGTGGCAAGAGGTTCTGAAGGTGCTCCCGCGGCAGGCCCATGGAGGTGACGTGCGAGAGGCTCCGGCCCACCGGGTCCAACGCCAGCAGCGCGTATTCCTCGCAGCCGATGAGCTGCGAGACGATCTCTCCCAGGACCTCCAGGGCCTGTGACGGCTGGGTGCAGGCCGTCAGCCGCTGGAGCGCGGCGGCGGCCCGGGGACGGAGGGACGCAACCTTCTTCGTGGCGGTCGACATCTAGCGTCCCAGGAAGTTTTCGATCTTCGCCCTCAACTCATTCCCATTGAATGGCTTGGTGACGTAGTCGCTACAACCGCTCTCGTAGCCCCGCTCCACGTGCTCCAGGCTCGCCTTCGTCGTCACCAGGATGATGGGCGTGGTGCGGGTGGCTTCATCGGAGCGGAGAATCCGGCACGCCTCGAAGCCGTCCATCCCGGGCATCACCACGTCCATGAGGATGAGATCCGGCTGCTGCGCAAGCGCGGCCCTGACCGCCTCCATGCCGCTGCTGGCACTCAGCAAGGCGTAGGGCTCTCCTTGCAGGAGCAACCGCTCCATGAGGAGGACGGTAGGTGAATCATCAACCAACAGGATCTTTTTTTGAGTGGACATCGTGCCTTCCCCCCGACGCGGCCCCCCGATTAACGCACGCTGGCCACCCCCGTTCAATCCCAGGCAAATGACGCGCCAAGAGAGTGTCCGGTTCGGATAATCTGGGGGATGGTCAGTCGACCGTTTCCGAATCTACGGAGTCCTTGCATGTCCCGTGTCATCCGCGCCCCCGTTGGAACCACCCTCTCCTGCAAGGGCTGGGTCCAGGAGGCCGCGCTTCGGATGCTGATGAACAACCTGGATCCTGACGTGGCCGAGCGCCCGGAGGATCTCGTCGTCTATGGCGGAACCGGCAAGGCCGCGCGGGATTGGCCTTCGTTCGACCGCATCGTCTCCACCCTCCAGTCCCTCACCGACGAAGAGACCCTGCTCGTCCAATCCGGCAAGCCCGTGGGCGTGCTGCGCACCCACCCGGATGC
Protein-coding sequences here:
- a CDS encoding response regulator — translated: MSTQKKILLVDDSPTVLLMERLLLQGEPYALLSASSGMEAVRAALAQQPDLILMDVVMPGMDGFEACRILRSDEATRTTPIILVTTKASLEHVERGYESGCSDYVTKPFNGNELRAKIENFLGR
- a CDS encoding chemotaxis protein CheA, which codes for MHPDDMESLRGIFRAEARELLIGMERAILLLESTADPEVPKGLFRAVHTLKGNCLMMGFPDASELVHAVEDLLQMYVARTLSASAAVVTLLLQSVDALRMLLGVPGEGRVAADIDPAVIQGRLLQTARAGGVTEAPPVLGKVRGFSSEVPPESPAPERTLRVGLDRLDRLLDLTGEIAISRGRLTTMLEQADRHAPAELLEAHREMDRLYLDLQDLVLKTRLVPIGRAFQPFARTLWELGLATGKQVRLEVSGEDVEVDTTVVELIRDPLTHLVRNAVDHGIESPSVRQARGKPHTGTLRIQARHEAGAIVVQVSDDGVGLNRERILQKARATGLLGPNEDREDSELFQLIFAPGFSTAERVTELSGRGIGMDVVWRNIEMLRGTISIETREGLGTTFTLRLPLTLSIIEGFCVGVGEDTYVLPLENVFECVELPPEERGSGATGLLHLRGRALPYLRLREHFACEGPRSERESVVIVGHGQEYRAGLAVDALLGQAQTVIKPLNKVFQHLPGLAGSAILGTGRVALVLDVSSLLRSLLPSPIIRVA
- a CDS encoding chemotaxis protein CheD; protein product: MSTATKKVASLRPRAAAALQRLTACTQPSQALEVLGEIVSQLIGCEEYALLALDPVGRSLSHVTSMGLPREHLQNLLPLRGILGQVALGGVPHFRGRTSAAGASAHEAGLTACVPIRRGERIHGVLALFRLLPQKWGLEEEDLELLTLFSENGVLAFSAEEAVLPPEQAVAPGSSVPSAGGRTLYLHPGDIFVSGTSAEVTTVLGSSIAVSLWDAHLRRGGLSHFLLPKAPALQVPSIRYGDLAIPSLVDQLSRLGSQRQHLQAGMFGGAILEGPGPETGASLGHRNTQLARTLLRELDIPLVAEDVGGAFGRKLRFRTEDGTVLLKTLRGG
- a CDS encoding chemotaxis protein CheW, translated to MNSSPSAAALSQYLSFFLAGEEYALGILQVKEIVEYSAVTRVPGAPPWLRGVTNLRGSVLPVVDLAVKLGLPPSTVTRRACIVVVEVALRGEKLVMGLLADTIGQVLDFTPEELEPLPAFGTPIPLDFLTGMGRVGTQFVLLLDIGQLLGVPELQAAEALKPAEPALERFPRRGTP